The Pseudomonas baetica genome includes a region encoding these proteins:
- the tssG gene encoding type VI secretion system baseplate subunit TssG, whose protein sequence is MDTTYGSATPALSGLTRVIREYSLFQAVLLVIDRLRDAHPHLSEDDLYDQVEFQANPSLGFPRSDVDRVEFFEEHGQMRARMRFNLIGLVGSGSPLPAFYGEQALGDSEDGNPTRNFLDLFHHRLQRLMLPIWRKYRYRASFQSGAIDPFSSQLFALIGLGGEEIRKAKELNWKRLLPYLGLLSLRAHSAALIEAVLRYYFKHEDLVIEQCIERRVEILEEQRNRLGRANSMLGEDLVLGEHVRDRSGKFRIHITQLDWQRFHEFLPIGFGYQPLCALVRFTLRDPLDYDIRLVLRQEEIRELRIGEQNACRLGWTSWLGREKADGVVTLGSKIH, encoded by the coding sequence ATGGACACCACGTATGGGTCTGCAACCCCTGCTTTAAGCGGGTTGACCCGGGTAATACGCGAATACTCGCTGTTTCAGGCAGTGCTGCTGGTAATCGACCGGCTGCGCGATGCACACCCGCACCTGAGCGAAGACGATTTGTATGATCAGGTCGAGTTTCAGGCCAACCCGAGCCTCGGATTCCCGCGCAGCGATGTTGATCGCGTGGAGTTTTTTGAAGAGCACGGGCAGATGCGCGCGCGCATGCGATTCAACCTGATCGGTCTGGTTGGCTCCGGTTCGCCACTGCCGGCGTTCTACGGCGAACAGGCACTGGGCGACAGCGAAGACGGCAACCCGACGCGCAACTTCCTTGACCTGTTTCACCATCGCCTGCAGCGTTTGATGCTGCCGATCTGGCGCAAGTACCGCTACCGCGCGAGTTTCCAGAGCGGTGCGATCGACCCGTTCTCCTCGCAGCTGTTCGCCCTGATTGGCTTGGGCGGCGAAGAGATCCGCAAGGCCAAGGAACTCAACTGGAAACGCTTGCTGCCGTACCTCGGCCTGCTCAGCTTGCGGGCGCACTCGGCGGCGCTGATCGAAGCCGTGCTGCGTTACTACTTCAAGCACGAAGACCTGGTCATCGAGCAGTGCATCGAGCGCCGCGTGGAAATTCTCGAAGAGCAGCGCAATCGTTTGGGGCGCGCCAACAGCATGCTCGGCGAAGACCTGGTGCTTGGCGAACACGTGCGCGACCGCAGCGGCAAATTCCGCATTCACATCACCCAACTCGACTGGCAGCGATTCCATGAATTCCTGCCGATCGGCTTCGGTTACCAGCCGCTCTGCGCGCTGGTGCGGTTCACCCTGCGTGACCCGCTCGATTACGACATTCGCCTGGTTCTGCGCCAGGAAGAAATCCGCGAACTGCGCATCGGTGAGCAGAACGCCTGTCGCCTCGGTTGGACCAGTTGGCTGGGCCGCGAGAAAGCGGACGGCGTGGTGACCCTGGGCAGCAAAATTCATTAA